The Novosphingobium kaempferiae genome includes a window with the following:
- a CDS encoding aldo/keto reductase produces the protein MKTISFPDGTTVPALGQGTWMMGERPDRRPAEIAALREGIDLGLTLIDTAEMYADGEAERVVGEAITGRRDGVFLVSKAYPQNASARRLRSACEASLRRLGTDRLDLYLLHWRGNVPLAETVDAMEALVAAGLIARWGVSNLDTDDMEELAAAGGTVCATNQILYNLTRRGPEFDLMPWLERRRIPVMAYSPVEQGRLLDHHALDEVASRHDASPAQVALAWLMTRPGVLPIPKAASIAHVRENRAAVDLVLTQADIATLEQAFPTPGGRRPLEML, from the coding sequence ATGAAGACGATTTCGTTTCCCGATGGCACTACCGTTCCCGCATTGGGCCAGGGCACCTGGATGATGGGCGAACGCCCTGATCGCCGCCCCGCCGAGATCGCCGCCTTGCGCGAAGGCATCGATCTTGGCCTGACCCTGATCGACACCGCCGAGATGTACGCCGACGGCGAGGCCGAGCGCGTCGTCGGCGAGGCGATCACCGGTCGTCGAGACGGAGTGTTCCTTGTCAGCAAGGCCTATCCGCAGAATGCGTCTGCCAGGCGGCTGCGGAGTGCCTGCGAGGCAAGCCTGCGCCGCCTTGGCACCGACCGGCTCGACCTGTATCTCCTGCACTGGCGTGGCAACGTTCCGCTTGCCGAAACCGTCGATGCCATGGAAGCATTGGTGGCGGCGGGGCTGATTGCCCGCTGGGGTGTCAGCAACCTCGACACCGACGACATGGAGGAACTCGCAGCCGCTGGCGGCACGGTCTGCGCCACGAATCAGATCCTCTACAACCTTACCCGGCGCGGCCCCGAGTTCGACCTGATGCCGTGGCTCGAAAGGCGCCGCATTCCGGTCATGGCCTACAGCCCGGTGGAGCAGGGCAGGCTGCTCGACCATCACGCGCTGGATGAGGTCGCGTCGCGGCATGATGCCAGCCCGGCGCAAGTTGCCCTAGCCTGGCTCATGACGCGGCCCGGCGTGTTGCCCATTCCCAAGGCGGCGTCGATCGCCCACGTGCGCGAGAACCGGGCGGCCGTTGACCTCGTCCTGACACAGGCGGATATCGCGACACTCGAGCAGGCGTTTCCGACGCCGGGCGGACGCCGTCCACTCGAGATGCTTTAG
- a CDS encoding putative bifunctional diguanylate cyclase/phosphodiesterase → MTGLQNTILEMIATGEPLSATMVRLCREVERMVPGVICSVLTVDSAGELCTLAGPSLPAHYSSAIDGLAIGPSVGACGTAAYLGEEVVCSDIATDPRWERFRDLALPLGLRACWSSPIFGSQPRAVATFAFYYRECRGPSPLEREIVAQCVHLCAIALDRHRRVLEHERRANTDVMTGMGNRAAFDGALAELDCKVPGGWALCLVDLDNLKVVNDTFGHQAGDHVLRHVAERLFRAAGSDRVFRIGGDEFALIITQTATLRNMESSMESFLAAVSPPVDCGSSVIVPRATIGFAVCSAGDRVAERVRQNADFALYHAKETGRGGYVRYWPGIGSRMTRRLTAIRDVDAALREDRIKAHYQPIIKLETGEVVGMEALCRMHIGKSVLPAHLFHEATTDASIASALTANMIAQVAADVRYWLDLGIPFQHVGINVSSADFHNGAIYALVAEAFGKHDVPLKHVILEVTESVYMDDDAGVVRTAMAAMRAKGLKIALDDFGTGFASLTHLLQVPVDIIKIDKSFVDGVVYSPPSAAIVGGLIRIADDLGIKVVAEGVETREQQDRLLKLGCLLGQGYLYWPAMDPVEAGAIMLERGQGAVVAQQAVAGSS, encoded by the coding sequence GTGACGGGACTGCAGAACACCATCCTGGAGATGATTGCGACGGGCGAGCCGCTCTCCGCAACGATGGTCAGGCTGTGCCGAGAGGTCGAGCGGATGGTCCCCGGGGTCATCTGCTCCGTCCTTACCGTGGATAGTGCGGGAGAGCTGTGTACGCTCGCCGGGCCAAGCCTTCCAGCGCACTACAGTTCGGCGATCGATGGGTTGGCCATCGGCCCGAGTGTCGGCGCCTGCGGCACGGCGGCTTACCTCGGCGAAGAAGTCGTATGCAGCGACATCGCGACGGACCCGCGTTGGGAACGGTTCCGGGACCTCGCCCTTCCACTGGGCCTGCGGGCATGCTGGTCCAGTCCGATCTTCGGATCGCAGCCTCGTGCAGTCGCGACGTTTGCATTTTATTACCGCGAGTGCCGCGGACCGTCCCCGCTGGAGCGAGAGATCGTGGCCCAGTGCGTGCACCTCTGCGCCATTGCACTCGATCGCCATCGTCGGGTGCTCGAGCATGAGAGGCGCGCCAATACCGATGTGATGACCGGCATGGGCAACCGTGCCGCGTTTGACGGTGCGCTGGCGGAGCTCGACTGCAAAGTGCCGGGTGGTTGGGCACTGTGCCTTGTCGACCTCGATAACCTGAAAGTGGTGAACGACACTTTCGGGCATCAGGCCGGGGACCATGTTCTGCGACATGTCGCGGAGAGGCTCTTCCGTGCAGCCGGATCGGATCGCGTGTTCCGTATCGGCGGGGATGAGTTCGCGTTGATCATCACCCAGACCGCGACGCTGCGTAATATGGAAAGTTCGATGGAGAGCTTCCTGGCAGCGGTGAGCCCTCCTGTCGATTGTGGCAGCAGCGTTATCGTCCCGCGTGCGACGATCGGCTTTGCGGTATGCTCTGCTGGAGACCGGGTCGCAGAGCGGGTGCGGCAGAACGCCGACTTCGCGCTTTATCACGCGAAGGAGACCGGGCGCGGCGGGTATGTGCGGTACTGGCCGGGCATCGGATCCCGTATGACGCGCAGGCTGACAGCCATCCGGGATGTCGATGCGGCTTTGCGCGAGGATCGTATCAAGGCCCATTATCAACCGATCATCAAGCTGGAGACCGGCGAGGTGGTTGGTATGGAGGCGTTGTGCCGCATGCACATCGGCAAGTCCGTATTGCCTGCACATCTTTTCCACGAGGCCACGACCGACGCCAGCATTGCTAGTGCGCTCACCGCGAACATGATCGCGCAAGTTGCCGCAGACGTGCGCTACTGGCTGGATCTGGGCATCCCTTTCCAGCATGTCGGCATCAATGTGTCCTCAGCCGACTTTCATAATGGTGCGATATACGCGCTGGTTGCGGAGGCGTTCGGGAAGCATGACGTGCCGTTGAAGCACGTTATCCTGGAGGTCACCGAATCCGTTTACATGGACGACGACGCCGGGGTTGTGCGCACGGCGATGGCCGCCATGCGAGCCAAGGGTCTGAAGATCGCGCTGGATGACTTCGGCACCGGCTTCGCTTCACTGACCCATTTGTTGCAGGTGCCGGTCGATATCATCAAGATCGACAAGTCCTTCGTCGATGGTGTGGTGTATTCCCCACCCAGCGCCGCGATCGTGGGCGGGCTGATCCGGATCGCTGATGATCTTGGCATCAAGGTGGTTGCCGAAGGGGTCGAGACGCGTGAACAGCAGGACCGACTTCTCAAGCTGGGATGTCTGTTGGGACAGGGATACCTCTACTGGCCAGCCATGGATCCGGTGGAAGCTGGTGCCATCATGCTCGAGCGTGGGCAAGGCGCCGTCGTTGCACAGCAGGCAGTAGCGGGTTCGAGCTGA
- a CDS encoding S1/P1 nuclease: protein MHKSILLAVSLAASLTATTPAHAWGPVGHRITGAIADENLSGLARANVRLLLGSEDLAEAATWPDDMKSDGHVFWQKQASPWHYVTVAGDDYTASDTPPAGDAKTALARFTATLRDPKATPDDRRLALRFIVHIIGDLHQPLHAGTGTDRGGNAVSVTWFGKPTNLHSVLDSALIEQRSLSYSEYAAWLSRSITPAEVIAWNERDPAVWIHESIALRRTIYPTDPALSWDYAYAHRTEIDDQLKRAGVRIAAYLNWVLDAPLPPKGNAKR from the coding sequence ATGCACAAATCGATCCTGCTGGCCGTCTCGCTCGCCGCTTCTCTCACCGCCACCACGCCCGCCCATGCCTGGGGACCGGTCGGTCACCGCATCACCGGCGCAATCGCCGACGAGAACCTGAGCGGTCTCGCCCGGGCCAATGTCCGTCTGCTGCTCGGTAGCGAGGACCTCGCCGAGGCGGCGACCTGGCCTGATGACATGAAATCCGACGGGCACGTCTTCTGGCAGAAGCAGGCGAGCCCGTGGCATTACGTGACCGTTGCCGGCGACGATTACACCGCATCGGACACGCCACCGGCGGGTGACGCGAAGACCGCGCTCGCGCGCTTCACCGCGACGCTGCGCGATCCCAAGGCCACGCCCGACGACAGGCGCCTCGCCCTTCGTTTCATCGTCCATATCATCGGCGATCTGCATCAGCCGCTCCATGCCGGCACCGGAACCGATCGCGGCGGCAATGCGGTTTCGGTCACCTGGTTCGGCAAGCCGACCAACCTGCATTCAGTGTTGGATTCGGCGCTGATCGAACAGCGCTCGCTCTCCTACTCCGAGTATGCCGCATGGCTGTCGCGATCGATCACACCAGCCGAGGTCATCGCATGGAACGAGCGCGATCCCGCAGTCTGGATCCACGAGAGCATCGCGCTGCGCAGGACGATCTATCCCACCGATCCAGCCCTTTCATGGGATTATGCCTATGCACATCGCACCGAGATCGACGATCAGCTGAAACGTGCGGGCGTTCGCATTGCGGCTTACCTCAACTGGGTCCTCGACGCGCCGCTTCCTCCAAAGGGCAACGCGAAGCGCTAG
- a CDS encoding integration host factor subunit alpha encodes MAAAISRRVGISIRDASFMVDAILEEMAAALERGENVKITNFGTFLLNDKAPRIGRNPKTGQEALVSARRVVTFNPGMGLRARVAPIPD; translated from the coding sequence ATGGCAGCGGCCATCAGCCGTCGGGTCGGGATCTCGATCCGCGACGCCTCGTTCATGGTCGATGCCATCCTTGAGGAGATGGCGGCTGCCCTCGAGCGCGGAGAGAACGTGAAGATCACGAACTTCGGCACGTTCCTGCTCAATGACAAGGCGCCCCGCATCGGGCGGAACCCGAAGACGGGCCAGGAGGCACTCGTGAGCGCGCGACGTGTCGTGACCTTCAACCCCGGCATGGGCCTGCGGGCACGGGTGGCCCCTATCCCTGATTGA
- a CDS encoding alpha-ketoglutarate-dependent dioxygenase AlkB, with protein sequence MLDLFDAPVLPGLALRGDIIDAAEERALIAHIDACDLTPFRFQGWTGKRLTTSFGWNYDFELGQPKEAPPIPDWLAPFRDRAAAFAGLEPGEMSQALLIRYGAGAGIGWHRDRPIYADVVGISLGEPATMRFRRRRGEGFERASAPLEPRSIYHMSGAARHEWEHSIVEMQRSRWSMTFRSLAKRF encoded by the coding sequence ATGCTCGATCTGTTCGACGCGCCCGTCCTGCCGGGACTGGCCTTGCGCGGCGACATCATCGACGCGGCTGAGGAGCGCGCGCTGATCGCGCATATCGACGCATGCGATCTCACGCCGTTCCGCTTCCAGGGCTGGACGGGCAAGCGGCTGACGACGTCGTTCGGCTGGAACTATGATTTCGAATTGGGCCAGCCGAAGGAGGCCCCGCCGATCCCGGACTGGCTTGCACCTTTCCGCGACCGGGCGGCGGCCTTCGCCGGGCTCGAACCCGGTGAGATGAGCCAGGCCCTGTTGATCCGCTACGGTGCCGGTGCGGGTATCGGCTGGCACCGTGACCGCCCGATTTACGCAGATGTTGTCGGCATTTCCCTGGGCGAGCCTGCGACGATGCGGTTCCGGCGTCGGCGGGGCGAGGGTTTCGAACGGGCATCGGCGCCTCTCGAGCCACGGAGCATCTACCACATGAGTGGCGCTGCCCGGCATGAGTGGGAGCACAGCATCGTCGAGATGCAGCGCTCGCGCTGGTCGATGACGTTCCGCAGCCTGGCTAAGAGGTTTTGA
- a CDS encoding MarR family transcriptional regulator yields the protein MMLELFICGEEGGILYVKQMVIASGESPAAAMRRIDRLDEAEFINRIPDLLDQRRVIVRLTERGRSAMLAMLKHVYDPPIPSSPVAFDPRR from the coding sequence ATGATGCTTGAACTGTTCATCTGTGGCGAAGAGGGCGGCATCCTCTACGTCAAGCAGATGGTGATCGCCTCGGGCGAGTCTCCGGCCGCGGCGATGCGCCGAATTGACCGGCTTGACGAGGCGGAATTCATCAATCGTATTCCTGATTTGCTGGACCAACGGCGTGTTATCGTCCGGTTGACCGAGCGTGGCCGCAGCGCCATGCTCGCGATGCTGAAGCACGTGTACGACCCCCCTATACCTTCGTCGCCGGTCGCGTTCGATCCCCGCCGTTGA
- the dinB gene encoding DNA polymerase IV, with protein MVDTAVRKIIHVDMDAFFASVEQRDDPSLRGRPVAVGYAAARGVVAAASYEARKFGVRSALPSVTAMRRCPDLVFVPPRFDVYQDVSRRIHEVFARYTDLIQPLSLDEAYLDVTANRRGIETAWRTAKEIRAAILEETGLTASAGISYNKFLAKLASDQRKPDGQFAVTPDMGPAWVEALPVSRFHGVGPVTADKMKRLGIETGADLKAKSFEFLQQHFGSSAGWYHAISRGQDDRPVNPDRVRKSSGAETTFDHDLTDPAAIEAGILRMADEVWNWCESRVAFGRTLTVKIKYGDFRQITRSRSQPVAVTTQDDLRRSALDLVRSVLPPAKGIRLVGVTVSNFIEPPVAQEAELPMFRQGEAA; from the coding sequence ATGGTTGATACCGCCGTCCGCAAGATCATTCACGTGGACATGGATGCCTTCTTCGCATCCGTGGAGCAGCGCGATGATCCATCCCTTCGCGGACGTCCCGTGGCCGTCGGATATGCGGCGGCGCGGGGTGTCGTGGCCGCAGCAAGCTACGAGGCCCGCAAGTTCGGAGTCCGTTCTGCGCTGCCATCGGTGACGGCGATGCGCCGTTGCCCGGACCTCGTGTTCGTGCCGCCGCGCTTCGATGTCTACCAGGATGTGTCGCGCCGGATCCACGAGGTTTTCGCGCGCTACACCGATCTCATTCAGCCGCTGTCGCTGGACGAGGCCTATCTCGACGTTACAGCGAACAGGCGCGGCATCGAGACCGCGTGGCGCACGGCGAAGGAAATCCGTGCGGCGATCCTCGAAGAAACCGGCCTGACCGCTTCGGCTGGTATCTCCTACAATAAGTTCCTCGCCAAGCTCGCCTCCGATCAGCGCAAGCCCGACGGGCAGTTCGCGGTGACCCCCGACATGGGGCCGGCCTGGGTCGAGGCGCTGCCGGTCAGCCGTTTCCACGGTGTCGGGCCGGTGACGGCGGACAAGATGAAGCGTCTCGGGATCGAGACCGGAGCGGATCTCAAGGCGAAGTCGTTCGAGTTTCTCCAGCAACATTTCGGCAGTTCCGCCGGCTGGTATCATGCGATCTCGCGGGGGCAGGACGACCGGCCGGTCAATCCGGACCGGGTTCGCAAGTCATCGGGTGCCGAAACGACCTTCGACCACGACCTGACCGATCCGGCTGCGATCGAGGCGGGCATTCTTCGAATGGCCGACGAGGTGTGGAATTGGTGCGAAAGCCGGGTGGCGTTCGGGCGCACCTTGACAGTGAAGATCAAGTACGGCGACTTCCGGCAGATCACGCGCAGCCGCAGCCAGCCAGTCGCGGTGACGACCCAGGATGACCTGCGCCGATCCGCGCTGGACCTTGTCCGCTCGGTCTTACCTCCCGCCAAGGGCATCCGCCTTGTCGGCGTCACGGTCTCGAACTTCATCGAGCCGCCAGTCGCACAAGAGGCCGAATTGCCGATGTTCCGTCAAGGAGAGGCAGCTTGA